CTGCGGGCGGCGGTAGATGCTGCCGTACTTCTGGCAGGCCTCGCCGACGACGGGCGTGTAGACGACGGGGAGCAGCTCCTCGACGTTGTCGATGAGGAGCTTGTAGAAGAGCCTCTCGTTCCTCTCCTGGAGGTCCATCATGGCGACGTAGCGATGCAGGGGCACGGTGTAACTGCGGAGGTTGTGCATGATCTTCTTCTCCTGGTGCTCCTGGGAGACGATGGCCGGCGGGAGGAGCCCCCGGATGTAGTGCGCGTCGCGCTCCGCCTCGGTGAAGGCCAGCCCCTTGTTGTGCCGGGGGTCCCTCAGAAGCTGGTGCCCACTGTTGGTTGATTGCACGCAAGGAAATGTCATCATGCATGTGTTAACGTCAAGAAACAGAGTAACGCAGACGAGAACTTTCAGCGCAGTGGTAACAAGGCAGGAGCAGGATATCCCAAAACGAAGAAAATATTTTGGCAGGCgtgaggaaggaaggaaggaaaagATGGGTTTACAACCGTGCCCTAAATAGTCGCGATCGCAATAGTAAGTTGCCGACCAAATCCTAAGTCACACGAGACCACAACCGAAATCGCATGATCTCGCCGTGCCGATGCGGATCACCGCGGAAACACACGCACCGACGCACGCACGCACCATCATAATTTCTCAAGATAGCGGAGGTGGAATTGCCATGGAACTTCATTTCCGGCCGGAGGGGGATCTGCCGTAAGAGTGGCTTGGATCACGAAGCAGAACATGTCGGTTTTGGTTAGCGGCATTACCTTGCGACGGAGAATGACCATGGCGTGATGAGCTGCTCCTCGGTGGCCCTGTCCTCGCCGTAGACGTCCTCGACACCGCCGCCCGCCATCTCCTCAAACTCTCAGCTCTGGCGAACGCACGGACGGAAGAAGCGCGATGCGTAGCGCAGGATTGGGTTTGATTTGAATCGAGCTCTTGTCCTTTTTTAATGTCCTGGGATGGGATGCGGTGGATGGTGTGGAGACGGGAGGGAGCAGCGttgcctatttatagaggccccgtgGCCGCCGGGGAGGGCCCGCCAGGCAGAAGGAAGGGGAGCGGAGGGCGCGCCGTGGGAAAGGGAGGAATGGTCGGGGACGCGGATGgtgagagacagagagagggagagacgaaGGTTCCTTCCCCGGTTGGTTCGGTCGTTGCCCATGACAAAGACAAGGGGAAACGAGGGGACTAAACAAACTCTTCTTTATTATATGTACTGATGTACACAATACAAAAAGGAAAGAAGAGGGAAACGAACATGGAGGGCAGCAGCCTCGCTCGGCTGCGGATTGAAGAAGGTGGTCGGCGCGGGGCACTTGGAATGGAATACTAGTATAGTCTCCTGCTCAATTGACAATTGTACacacacccctaggccccatgggcATACGGCTTGCTACCgggctagtagtagtagtaggtgcGCGCGTCCCTCTCCCTCCGGTGGAACCGCGAGATAGGAGTGAGACACCATGTCGACTAGCTATGGTCGGGGCCAAGAgggacaaaattactgttctgacccttaaagcaaactaaatcccgatttgacctcgtttcgaaaaaaaattcgtttctgacctttttcggtgacgccaaggtccctggcgtctgggttacgaagcagacgccggggtccctggcgtctggcccctggcccgcactgcctgcctgcccgttgacctgctgacgtggcaaaggggccagacgccagggaccgtgGCGTCTGGCCCCGGTAAGTGGATAACCCCACCGGGAGAGTGTGTGGGTCCCACCCCACACACTTTCCCCAATCCAGCCCGAGCTTGAAGAAGAGTTGCTGCCTCCCCACTCTCTCTCACCCCTCAAGCTCCCCCCTCAAATCCTCTCCAAAAGGTACATCCCTTAGGTGGATCTTTCCATCACTTTGTTGCTCTTGTTAATCTCTCCCAAatcatccaattattttttgttaagTCTTGTCCTTTTGGTTGCATTTTATACATGTTggtggaaccctagttcatgttttctcccccttatgttagtgtgaatggcttggttaactttgataatatagtgctatgcatggtgtgtagtaggaatatatgtttgttgagtagaaagattgggggttagggttagttagtgattagggttaactttgcttagtgtgttaattagtgattagtgatacttttgtggacatcgccaataatttagtgttgatatgatttggatataataagatgtatttggataaacaccaattctcattgaggtcttaaatgcattcatgtaatttttagatggagagactttttaatgttcattacattgacaaggaggcattcttgagtaacaatgccgacacgggtgaggaaccattggtttttgatagaagccctagctatgaggatgttgttgcaaaagtgagacaagtcttgaagtggatggacaccaatgttgatgttaagttaataggaaggtatgatgttggagttggagccaaatctcgcttgaaaagtatgcctatcacctcggatttgcattgggatgtatacaaggaaaaagtatcccaatcggaagacaagtcacttgaattgtttgccACCACTGAATCTCCTCGGTTTACCTTTGATTTGAACCGGCATGTCTCTTCCCCAATGGATGACATGAGCGAGAGGACAATGGTGCCACTTGTTGAGCATAGGGTTGTGGTTGATGCCCCCAATGTTTATCCCCCACCATGTCCCCGTGTACCAACTATCaaagcaaatgaggttgagttgtatgcccccaatgcttctagccaaccaccaactagccaagcaaatgaggttgagttgtatgcccccaatgcttctagccaaccaccaactagccaagcaaatgaagttgaggtgattgctagtgacggagtaattcaagaggatgaagatgcttatgatgacgatgaagagcaagaggaagggtttcatggcaatgatgttggtgacttggatgtgtacatagcgcaaaaggacatggatcgtgacttgccttttaggcgtcaatatgcgtatgactcggatgacgagggtccagttgaacagttggacgagcatggattcacaaaggaggagaaccaaatccactttgagctgacgggcttacaaaaaagaactcacttATTTAAAGATCTCGGCCTTGCCCATAAAGCTGTTGTTGACGGTGGAATGAGaatgacggcgattgagccaacaccATGCCCGGATCCAGGAGAACCAAGGGTGGAGAATGAGGACGAGAATGCTTATTTGAAGAAAGGATTGAAGTTTCTGAGCTTGCCTATGCTGAAGTTTTGGTTGGCGGACTATGCCATTCGAAACCATAGGCCAATTTATGTTGAGCACTCCGACATGAAATTGCGTTACACCGTGGTGTGTGAGCAAAAGGAATGCACATGGAAGGTTCGTGCAAGAAAGCTTAAAGAAACCGAAGAATGGGTGTTAACAAGTTGTGATACCACTCATAGATGCAAACCGCCATCGAAACGACTTAGAAAGACACACCGTCAACTCACATCTGAGTATCTTGGATACAAATGGATGAAAGACATAGCCTTTGATCCCACTGTGAAAGTGAGGTTTCTCATGCGGACGGTGAAAAAACAATTTGGTTATGAagtcaagtatgggaaggcatggaaggcaaaggcaaatgctattaggatgttgtacggtggttatgaagaagcatacaaccagctcccaaggttgttggccgccattgcacataggaacccgggcatgtttcatgtggtcgaggatcacgagggagtgttccaccatgccttctggagttatggacaatgtgtggaggcgtttcagcattgtcgtccggtcttgtctatagatggcacgttcttgaccggtagatataagggcacactaatggtagcaatggcgcactcatcaaacgacaacgtgttgccatgtgcatttgctttggtgccttccgagcaccaagacaactgggagtggttcatgggtcatgttaggcacaacgtgattggggctagggaggtatgcatcatatcggaccgacatcatggcatactcaaggcaatggacattgttattccaggatttccaaagcttcaccacagatggtgcatgaggcatttcgtggccaacttttaccgggcatgtaagagcaaggagctcagcaaagaccttacccatgtatgtgtggccttcaccacccaaggtttcgatgctcggtacaacaaactctttgcagcggtgaacgaagggggaaaagacttcttaactaggaatttaagtgagaagcacaagtgggcacgcgctcatgacgatggtggttggcgatatggcgacatgacgagcaatctcgtagaatgtttcaacaatgtgttgaagggtgctcgtgctttgccggtgactgcaatagtggagtacaccttcttcaagcttaatgagtactttcagaggcattctgaagagactgcaaaatggataggtgaaaaaaaggattatccgaaaaaggttgatgaatggttgcaGTTACAAGCAAGCAAGTCTTCACGACAACAAGTTATCGTATTCGATAGACTTGAAATGATCTATCAAATTGATGAGCCAGGTGGCACAACACGAGATGGTAGACAATATGGTGGTGCTGCATTTGAGGTGAAACTGAAGACTCGGTGGTGCCAGTGCGAGAGGCCTAGTAAGTATAATTGGCCATGCTCGCATTTGATAACGGCGGCGAAGGCGAGAAACATACATGTTAATGATGAAAAAACCGTGAGGATGCAAGAGTTCCATGTGgaagctactaggttgacatgggcgccaagatttcaccctttcttggaccaatcacagtggcctgagtaccatggccctcatattaggccagaccctcttctgaaggtggagacgaagggtagaaggagaactaagaggttcaggggtgatatggatgacctggctggatacactggcatgaaacaatttggtagcggtcatttcatggaggctcctgacattatcaactgtggggtgtgcggtgaagggggacacaatgagcggacatgcaaaaaaaagaaaaccaaaaaaagaaaaacaagtcgtggaggcggcaccgatggtgaaagaggtggaagaggtgacggtggtggtggtcgaggaAGAACGAGCGTCAGAGATGGTAGTGGTGGTCGTAGagggagcacaagtgctagaggtgctagtgttcgtagagggagcacaagtgctagaggtggtggtcgagctagcacaagtgctagaggtggtggtcgagcagccacaagtgctagaggtggtcgtGGTCGAAgaggaagcacaagtgctagaggtggtcgtAGAGGAATGGTTGATAATGGATCGGCCTTCGGTTATTTGTTTAATCCAGATGGTTGATCTAATAATAATGGTATATTATTTGTTCATACAATTCCTAGCATTTATGCATTTGCTCTCTTAATGTCTTGTGCTAACAATTGTtctttttgtaggcatggcttcatccggttccaggaCGAGGCCACCGTGCGCGGACCAAGAGGACATGCCGAAGACGTGGTTGGAGGCCAGTTtggacaagaagaaggagaaggatgtgCCCACACCACCATGTTGGTGTGGTGATGTTTGCAAGCTGAAGGTGTCCACTGACCGCAACAAGTCATGGACAGAAGGTAGAAGGTTTTTCGTGTGTCCCAACTATGCACATGATCGTCGAAGGCCAACTAACGCATATGACATACCACCGGTATGTTAGGTGTACATATAAAAAACATCAACAAGTTGTCACTCATATGTCTAACAAAATCATGGTTTATATGTAGTCCCCTCCTCCACTTTGCAAGTACTTCACTTGGATAGATCACGAGGTACCAAAAGATATCCAAGAGGACCAACGTGCAGATTGGTTACGGAGGCAGCGCCTATTCGAGGAGTCCTATGTACGGGGATTGGAGCGGGAGCGTCGTGAGAAGGAGGCTCGTGAGCGCAAGAAGCGTGAGCAATAGAGGGCACGCAAAGAGAAGGCGGCTCGTCAAGAAGAGAGGGCAAGCAAACTTGCAAGGGCTCGCGATGCACGAGAGGAGGACgaggcacgtgacaagaagggaaGGTGGCCCCGGACTACTCAGTAGACAAATGGAAAGGCACCGGCGTCGATGATGAACTGTCGAGACTTTGTTTAATGTATGAACTTATTATTCGAGACCTTGTGTGGTCATGAACTATTTCTGTCATtcgagactatttaagattatgtgCAAACTATGTTCGTCATTCGAGACTAGTTGATATGCTTTGTTCATATTTTTGGTTGAGAGTAGCATGCTTTGTTCATATTTAACAGTGTTTGCTAGTTGTTGCTAAGCAAAAACTTTAACAAGCTGTGTGCAAAAACACCAGGcccacacccagacgccagggtgcatggcgtctgcctcccagatccagacgccagggtccctagtTTGTTTATCATACTTTTGTGAAAACCCTAGTTTGTTTTCCTCGTGGTTTAATGTATCATAGGTTAGCTACTAAGAGATTTGTGTGCTGTAGATGGCTAACGAAACTCGGTGGGTGCTTAGCCCTGTTGTTCATGTGCATGGATTGTCTCCATGTATTGTGCAAGTTAGTCAAGTGGACCTCACTTTCGATTGGTTGAAGACTAAATTCATGTTGAAGCAAGGGTTGAAGGAAGAGGATTTTGTGTACTACGTCAGCAGGAGGAAGTCAGATGGCCCCGGGGAAAGAAAATTGGTTGACATAACCGATGATGACAAGATTCAAGAAATGCtggaagaatggaaatggaaaagggttgttgacttgcattgctacaggaaaccgagttatatgtgatgttcatgtcgtttcaaccatcgtggtcatgaactacttatgtcaTTCGAGACTATTTGTGTAATTTGAACTATGTTTGTAATTTGCTATGTCATTCGAGACATTGTATCGTAGACCATCGTGGTCATGAACTAAGTTTGTAATTTGAACTATGTTTGTCATTTGTCAACTATAGTGTtatgaaaagactatgcaatgctTATGTATGTATGTTATTCAAAACTACAAGTGAAAAGACAAAACTACAAGTGAAAAAGCAAGTATTGTCTGCACCAggaccagacgccaaggaccctggcgtctggctcccCTGCTTTACCCTGTTTCTGGTGTCAGTAGactgccagacgccaaggaccctggcgtttgGTCGCCTGACTTacagccagacgccaaggaccctggcgtctggtcccctgacttacagccagacgccaaggaccctagcGTCTGGCTCCCTATGCATATAGATGACTAAGTACAGATTTCATCATTCATGTCAAACATTCATATAAACATTCATATAAATGACTAAATTACAGGAAACAACAATTAACATAAATCACATCATTCATGTCAAACATTCATAGCAACTTCACGAATCCGGTACAACTTAATTCGAACGGCAACAAGTTCATGGAAAGAAACGACAACAAGTTCATGGAAAGAGACTACACCAGGTTCGTCGAAACAAACTAGAACAAGCTCATTGAAACAAACTACAACAAGCTCACTTCTTCCTTCCTCTCTTCACGATATCTGCAAGTGTATGCTCCTCCTCTTCGCTAGCCTCATGCTCCTCCTCTTCGCTAGCCTCCTTCGCCTCTGCATCAATGTTCGACTTATATCTTTGCATTCCCGCAGGCATAAATTGATGAggatactccggactatggaattgagtgtTCCATATCTTCTTTCTACCTTTCTGGCCCGGTGTCTTAGCTATTGCTTTGCCTTTTCTAGAGTGGGCATTGCCTTGTGTCGGTTGTGTAACCTGTgatggttgtggagcatcaacatcatactcatgatcctcttgatgtgttgcatcatACTCATGCTCATCATGATGTGTTGGCTCCTCTTGATGTGCTGGCTCCTCTTCATTGACCTCCTCCTCTATGTCCTCTTCGTTCTGGACATAACGCCGTTTATTAGCTCTGGTGGCGCGGCTACCTGGTGCATACACGTCACTGGACTGAGCACCATGGCAAGAAAGCATAGCTGCCATCTTATGGAACCGCTTCTTGAACTTCTGCGACAACACAAAATAtgctatgatatgagatgcaaataACTAATCCGCGAAAAAAACTTTTATAATATATTGCGACTAACCTCCATCGTGCTCCTAAGAGTCCTCTCAGATAATGCACCACCAGGTGGATGACTCAGTGCAACATTGGCATCGTTGACGCACAGAAGCAACTCTCTGCCCTGCAATTCATGAGCACACCAAACTTATGTATTTGAAAGAAAGACAACATGATGCAAGTATGTTAGAATAGGTCAAACAGACTACCATTTCGTCATGCATCGGTGCGTAGTCAACAtgagcccctctggtgtctctcacagccgtgttgaaggtatgataaccttctgcagtctccgggtcttcagacaccAACTCCGACCACTCCTCGTGAGTCCAACCTGGCTTCAGCTTTAACCGGTAACGATCCGCATACCACACTTGATACTTCTGATATGCTGACTGATTGTGAGGTCTATTCTCTGATTGCACTAACGTGTCTCTTTGATTCCAAATTTCTATCCACGCACGGTGTTTGTTTGCCCAATCCGATATATCCTGATTGTTCCTTCGATCGAACCTACAAATGATGCAcgggacaaagcattagcaaacactgacttattcaatgctctactacatactcaaggcatgcttgcttaccgatgcagagatagcatttcctccttgctctcctcaattggaataccttgtctttttccaaattgtcttgccacacggtctacaaagtgccactcgactgcgaagaagcatatcattgggcaCCTCGCCCACCAAAGATGGCTATCACGCGTGCACATCTCATTAAGATCAAAGTCACGATCTTCCACATAAGGCAACCAATGTACCTGCAAAACAAAGAGATACATTGTTAGCTACATACATAAGTTTCATTCTTGACTAAATTTTATCTCATCGAACTTCTCATAACCTGCTCAGCAGTCAAGGTGTCCAGCTCGTTCATatagcacttgtatcgcacatgTGAGCTTCCTGTGTACACTGTCACTTGTTCCCAATAGTAAGCAAGCGTAGGGCGCCGATATGGATCATCATCATGCAACCCGTCATGATTACCCCGTGGGTTTGCCATGAGGGGGTTCTTCAAATCGGGCCGTCCAACCGGGATCCGCTCCCACATCCACACGGATAGGCTCCAAACAAACCCAGACAATGAGGATGTACctcccttcctccgacacgccAAGTCAAGCTGCAATCAAACAAACATGTTAGATATGGAGGCGCATGACAAATGCAAAATAATTGGTTGCAAATATCTCTTACCTGACGATACAAGTATGCTAGTGCGGCCGAACCCCAGCTATACTGGGTATCCCAGTTATTAAGTGGCTCCAAGAACATCCAGAGGGCTGAGTTCCCGGTTGCATCTGAGAAGACTACCTTGGTTAGTACATACCAAAGATAGGCCCGCGCGTACTGCTGCACAACCACGTNNNNNNNNNNNNNNNNNNNNNNNNNNNNNNNNNNNNNNNNNNNNNNNNNNNNNNNNNNNNNNNNNNNNNNNNNNNNNNNNNNNNNNNNNNNNNNNNNNNNNNNNNNNNNNNNNNNNNNNNNNNNNNNNNNNNNNNNNNNNNNNNNNNNNNNNNNNNNNNNNNNNNNNNNNNNNNNNNNNNNNNNNNNNNNNNNNNNNNNNNNNNNNNNNNNNNNNNNNNNNNNNNNNNNNNNNNNNNNNNNNNNNNNNNNNNNNNNNNNNNNNNNNNNNNNNNNNNNNNNNNNNNNNNNNNNNNNNNNNNNNNNNNNNNNNNNNNNNNNNNNNNNNNNNNNNNNNNNNNNNNNNNNNNNNNNNNNNNNNNNNNNNNNNNNNNNNNNNNNNNNNNNNNNNNNNNNNNNNNNNNNNNNNNNNNNNNNNNNNNNNNNNNNNNNNNNNNNNNNNNNNNNNNNNNNNNNNNNNNNNNNNNNNNNNNNNNNNNNNNNNNNNNNNNNNNNNNNNNNNNNNNNNNNNNNNNNNNNNNNNNNNNNNNNNNNNNNNNNNNNNNNNNNNNNNNNNNNNNNNNNNNNNNNNNNNNNNNNNNNNNNNNNNNNNNNNNNNNNNNNNNNNNNNNNNNNNNNNNNNNNNNNNNNNNNNNNNNNNNNNNNNNNNNNNNNNNNNNNNNNNNNNNNNNNNNNNNNNNNNNNNNNNNNNNNNNNNNNNNNNNNNNNNNNNNNNNNNNNNNNNNNNNNNNNNNNNNNNNNNNNNNNNNNNNNNNNNNNNNNNNNNNNNNNNNNNNNNNNNNNNNNNNNNNNNNNNNNNNNNNNNNNNNNNNNNNNNNNNNNNNNNNNNNNNNNNNNNNNNNNNNNNNNNNNNNNNNNNNNNNNNNNNNNNNNNNNNNNNNNNNNNNNNNNNNNNNNNNNNNNNNNNNNNNNNNNNNNNNNNNNNNNNNNNNNNNNNNNNNNNNNNNNNNNNNNNNNNNNNNNNNNNNNNNNNNNNNNNNNNNNNNNNNGCATACCTAATCATCTATCAACTACACAAAAttttctaaaaataagaaaccatctactcatctaacatcacctagtgttgaataatgcatccaaccaaagaggggaaaacaaaaaAAAGTTGGAGGGAATGGGGGAGAATACCTCAAAGAAGCTTGGGGGGGTCCGATCTGTGAGTTTGAGGGGTTGATGGAGTAGATCAAGGGGGGTGGTGGTGGGAGGGAGAGAAGGGGCGAAGAACAGAGCCCTCTGTTCGTCGTGCGCCGCCAGGAGAAAGATGGGGATGGGTGGGCTGGCCCGCGTGGTTATCCACTtaccggggccagacgccagggaccctggcgtctggcccctttgccacgtcagcaggtcaacgggcaggcgggcagtgcgggccaggggccagacgccagggaccgtggcgtctgcttcgtaacccagacgccagggaccttggcgtcaccgaaaaaggtcagaaacgaaaaaaaatttggaacgaggtcaaatcgggatttagtttgccttaagggtcagaacagtaattttgtccgGCCAAGAGCACACCATGAGTGGGAAGGGTGAGGTGGGAGAAAGGGGAACAAAAAAAAGCTTAGAGCATCCATAGCAACGATGTGCCAAGAGCGTCTACAACTGGACTTTGCAAATTCGGTCTCTCAAACATACATGAACGTGATTAGGTGCTTCTGCAGTGATCGGTTATGTCTTAAATTAGTCACTCTACATCTCACTCTCTCATATTTCAACATCTctggtttcaaaaaaaaaaatcaacaTCTACATCCACACAAAGCATGCAAAAAAATGCTACGTACTACATACTATGCACTACCCTATCTACCCTTCGTCGTCGGAGATGTCCGTGACGACAGTGCCGGGCACTGGCTGGATGGGCGGGTAGGAGGGCTCCGGctcatcctcctcctgctcgacctCACCCATGTAGGCGAGCATCTCAGCCTCCTCCGCCGACTTAAATAGCCGGGCTAGCCACTACGCGACCCGCCGGTGCGCCACACGGCACCACCGGTCCGACGGAGGAGACGAGCTTCGGACCGCCGGGATTTCGGGTGTTTCCGTATGGGACCATGCCGTCAGTCCAACGTGGCGGGTGtgcccgggcgcccccatatccgcctcatatatgagctggatatgaggggtcagtctgggcgtttgaggcccgtttgaggggGTCGTCTGAGTCAAGAAATCGTGACCAGTCAGTGCCCGGGCTGGCGGCTCGGGTGTTTGAGACCGGTTTGGGGcgcccggctatagatgctctaattCGGCCTCTCAAATGCCTGCGGATGCGCCTAGGCGCATCCGCGGTACTGATCGGGCACTCCTCATATTTCCCTTTTCACATCCACGTATCTCATATTCGGCACCCTATATCCATACTATACATGCAACGTGAGTTACTCTACATGATCAAACAAACGGGTAACAAAATCGACTGCAAACGGACAACAAAATCAGCTACAAAACGGATATAAAAGAGCTTCACATCATCCACAAGATCATCTGAGTTCGTCGTCGGACAAGTTCTTAAGCATCAACAACTAAAAATGATATAAACATTGGAGGAGGAGCGACATCACAACTTCCGCGCTGGGCCTTTGCCCTTCCAGTCGCCGGCGCAGCTATAGGCGTCTGCGGCTAGTGGAGGATCTTGGTCGTCGTCGGAGGAGGTGGAGCTATCGTCGTTGTCGGTGTCGTATGAAGAGGAAAGACGATCAGCCCCTTCATCCGGCGGGCGGCCTTTTTCGGTTGTTGCTTCAGCTTGGCAAGCCGAATCGCCTCCGCCGCTGCCTCCTTCGCGTCGAGCTTCGCCGACATCCTACGGCGACGGTGCACGGACATCTcagccgcctccctctcccttgccGCTGCCTCTCACGGCACGCGATGGGCGCCTCTGATTCCGGAGTGCGCGTGCGGGCCGGTGGCGCGGGCACTAGCACCCACCGCTGCCGGCATGGAGGAGCGGACGGGAGAAGAGGATGGCATCGGGATGGCGCGGACTGTGCTATCTTGCCGGAGCTGAGCGTGGGCTCG
The sequence above is a segment of the Triticum dicoccoides isolate Atlit2015 ecotype Zavitan chromosome 1A, WEW_v2.0, whole genome shotgun sequence genome. Coding sequences within it:
- the LOC119275765 gene encoding uncharacterized protein LOC119275765, with the translated sequence MFLEPLNNWDTQYSWGSAALAYLYRQLDLACRRKGGTSSLSGFVWSLSVWMWERIPVGRPDLKNPLMANPRGNHDGLHDDDPYRRPTLAYYWEQVTVYTGSSHVRYKCYMNELDTLTAEQVHWLPYVEDRDFDLNEMCTRDSHLWWARCPMICFFAVEWHFVDRVARQFGKRQGIPIEESKEEMLSLHRFDRRNNQDISDWANKHRAWIEIWNQRDTLVQSENRPHNQSAYQKYQVWYADRYRLKLKPGWTHEEWSELVSEDPETAEGYHTFNTAVRDTRGAHVDYAPMHDEMGRELLLCVNDANVALSHPPGGALSERTLRSTMEKFKKRFHKMAAMLSCHGAQSSDVYAPGSRATRANKRRYVQNEEDIEEEVNEEEPAHQEEPTHHDEHEYDATHQEDHEYDVDAPQPSQVTQPTQGNAHSRKGKAIAKTPGQKGRKKIWNTQFHSPEYPHQFMPAGMQRYKSNIDAEAKEASEEEEHEASEEEEHTLADIVKRGRKK